One part of the Bacillus sp. FJAT-27916 genome encodes these proteins:
- a CDS encoding GNAT family N-acetyltransferase, which translates to MWRESKERAIGQKEIHDLDSHLYFLNHILADRFHIELAIVDGKVAGMIAYNEREVNQLYIHVDYQGMGIGQSLLEKAKVLCSGRLTLSTFEVNEKARRFYERNGFEVIGGGCENEENLPDIQYEWTVPQHDKDT; encoded by the coding sequence ATGTGGCGGGAAAGTAAGGAACGGGCCATAGGCCAGAAGGAGATTCATGATCTTGATAGTCATCTTTATTTCTTGAATCATATTCTAGCCGATCGCTTTCACATTGAATTGGCTATAGTTGATGGGAAAGTAGCTGGCATGATTGCCTATAATGAACGCGAGGTGAATCAGCTCTATATTCATGTTGATTATCAAGGGATGGGAATTGGACAGTCCTTGCTTGAAAAAGCGAAGGTGCTATGCTCTGGACGACTTACCTTATCGACATTTGAAGTGAATGAAAAGGCGAGGCGGTTCTATGAACGGAATGGATTTGAGGTGATAGGAGGAGGTTGTGAGAATGAAGAAAATTTACCGGATATCCAATATGAATGGACCGTGCCTCAACACGATAAAGATACTTAA
- a CDS encoding NUDIX hydrolase, producing the protein MDSNWLDWAKQLQSIAQAGLTYSKDVYDMERFEQIREISIEMMSTYTEMDTPIIRELFANETGYATPKVDIRAVVFKDNRILMVKENTDDCWALPGGWADIGLTPREVAVKEVKEESGFEVKPVKLLGVLDKKCHPHPPSPYHVYKLFIQCEIIGGKPTEGIETSAIDFFPEDELPALSIARNTRSQIEMAFRSLKNPEEPVQWD; encoded by the coding sequence ATGGATTCGAATTGGCTGGATTGGGCCAAACAGCTTCAATCGATTGCACAGGCTGGCTTGACCTACTCAAAGGATGTTTATGATATGGAACGGTTTGAACAGATCAGGGAAATTAGCATTGAAATGATGTCTACCTATACTGAAATGGATACACCCATCATCAGAGAATTATTTGCCAATGAGACTGGCTATGCAACGCCTAAAGTCGACATAAGAGCGGTCGTTTTTAAAGATAATCGCATTTTAATGGTGAAGGAAAATACGGATGACTGCTGGGCATTACCTGGCGGATGGGCTGATATTGGATTAACACCGAGGGAAGTTGCGGTTAAAGAGGTTAAAGAGGAATCGGGATTTGAGGTGAAACCCGTCAAGCTGTTAGGTGTATTAGATAAGAAGTGCCATCCTCATCCCCCTTCTCCTTATCATGTGTACAAACTATTTATTCAATGTGAAATCATTGGCGGCAAGCCAACAGAGGGCATAGAAACAAGTGCCATTGATTTCTTCCCGGAAGATGAGCTGCCCGCATTATCAATTGCTCGGAATACAAGATCTCAAATAGAGATGGCCTTTAGAAGCCTTAAGAATCCTGAAGAACCGGTGCAATGGGATTAA
- a CDS encoding ABC transporter ATP-binding protein, with the protein MEIFRKLGWFFKQEKKSYIIGIILLLIVALLQLVPPLVIGVVVDLINDGTVTAPRLVQWIGFLIIAALIAYVFRYLWRIKIYGSAVKLSRQLRSRLYEHFTNMPTSFYQRKRIGDLMAHATNDLSAVQQTAGNGVLSFVDSLTTGGFVIIAMSFIDWRLTILSLLPMPFIALSTSYYGKLIHKRFKRAQAAFSDLNDKTQESVTGIKVIKTFGQEEEDIESFRQASHDVVNKNIAVARIDALYDPTIGLMAGISYFITIGVGATFVLDGSLTIGQLVSFTTYLGLLIWPMLAFGWLFNIVQRGNASYDRIMELLQEKPEIIDESQAIQKQASGDIEYDLKSFSYPNEDEPALRDIHLTIHKGETLGIVGRTGSGKTTLLKLLIREFIHLEGDIRIGGHSIADYALASLRAAIGYVPQDHFLFSATVGENIAFATPNASQREIERAAYLANIHEDILGFTNGYGTIVGERGVSLSGGQKQRLSIARALIMDPEILILDDSLSAVDAKTEEIILQNLKQERSSKTTIITAHRLSAVQHAEQIIVMDEGTIIQHGTHEELMKEEGWYRDLFNQQQLEELVEQGKMD; encoded by the coding sequence ATGGAGATTTTTCGGAAGCTTGGCTGGTTTTTTAAGCAAGAAAAGAAATCATACATAATCGGAATTATTTTGCTTTTAATCGTCGCATTGTTGCAGCTTGTGCCTCCGCTGGTCATCGGGGTTGTGGTAGATCTCATTAATGATGGGACTGTAACAGCGCCGCGCTTAGTCCAATGGATTGGCTTCTTAATTATCGCCGCTCTTATCGCGTATGTGTTCCGCTATTTGTGGCGTATCAAAATCTATGGGTCAGCCGTGAAATTATCAAGACAGCTTAGGAGCAGGCTGTATGAGCATTTCACGAATATGCCGACCTCCTTCTATCAACGAAAGAGAATTGGGGATTTGATGGCCCATGCGACGAATGATTTGAGTGCTGTGCAGCAAACCGCAGGCAATGGAGTGCTTTCCTTCGTCGATTCCTTGACAACGGGGGGATTTGTCATCATTGCGATGTCCTTCATTGATTGGCGCCTGACTATTCTGAGCTTACTCCCGATGCCTTTTATTGCGCTGTCAACGAGTTATTATGGAAAGCTGATTCACAAGCGTTTCAAACGTGCTCAGGCAGCCTTTTCTGACCTGAATGATAAGACACAGGAAAGTGTGACAGGCATAAAGGTTATCAAGACATTCGGCCAAGAAGAGGAGGACATCGAGTCCTTTCGTCAAGCCTCTCATGATGTGGTCAATAAGAATATTGCCGTGGCAAGGATCGATGCCCTTTATGATCCGACAATCGGGCTGATGGCGGGAATTTCCTATTTCATCACCATTGGGGTCGGAGCGACATTTGTTCTGGATGGAAGCCTGACGATTGGTCAGCTCGTATCCTTTACGACCTATTTGGGACTCCTGATTTGGCCAATGCTTGCTTTTGGCTGGCTGTTTAATATTGTTCAGCGGGGAAATGCCTCGTATGACCGGATCATGGAGCTCCTTCAGGAGAAGCCGGAGATTATCGATGAAAGCCAGGCTATCCAGAAACAGGCCTCTGGTGATATCGAGTATGATTTGAAGTCATTCTCCTATCCGAATGAGGATGAACCTGCCTTGCGTGATATTCATTTGACGATTCATAAAGGGGAGACATTAGGGATCGTCGGCAGAACTGGTTCAGGCAAAACGACCTTGCTGAAGCTGTTGATCCGTGAATTTATCCATTTAGAGGGAGATATCCGTATTGGAGGTCATTCAATCGCAGATTATGCGCTCGCTAGTCTCCGGGCGGCAATCGGCTATGTTCCCCAGGACCATTTCTTGTTCTCGGCCACTGTTGGGGAGAACATCGCCTTCGCGACACCGAATGCCAGTCAAAGGGAGATTGAGCGGGCGGCTTATTTGGCGAATATACACGAGGATATTTTAGGCTTCACGAATGGCTATGGAACGATTGTGGGAGAAAGAGGAGTCTCCTTATCAGGCGGGCAGAAGCAAAGACTTAGTATTGCCCGTGCTTTGATCATGGACCCGGAGATTCTCATCCTGGATGACTCCCTTTCAGCGGTGGATGCGAAAACGGAGGAAATCATCCTTCAAAACTTGAAGCAGGAGCGTTCATCAAAGACAACCATTATTACCGCTCATCGGCTCAGTGCCGTCCAGCATGCGGAGCAGATTATTGTGATGGATGAGGGAACGATTATCCAGCACGGAACGCATGAAGAACTGATGAAAGAGGAAGGCTGGTATCGGGATTTGTTTAATCAGCAGCAATTAGAGGAGCTTGTTGAGCAGGGGAAAATGGACTAA
- the rsgA gene encoding ribosome small subunit-dependent GTPase A, with the protein MDMKSYGLSDRFLTLAAEHDHLTVGRITTQEKGLYRLVAEYGEKLAEVSGKFIYNAESVSDYPAVGDFVMVDWNENGGNAVIHHVLPRKSCFIRKAAGDARQEQVIAANIDTIFLCMALNNDFNLRRLERYLSIAWDSGATPVVVLTKGDLCDDVNGRKLAIESVAIGADILITSSVEQDGYKQLLPYIRDGQTVALIGSSGVGKSTLINQLLGEERLDTKGLRNDDKGRHTTTHREMLLLPQGGLVIDTPGMRELGMWDSASGVDHTFEEIEELASGCRFHDCTHSGEPGCAIQNALMNGTLEIDRWRSYQKLKAESAYAEDSKSYLAAKERKFKEIAKYLKTNRKR; encoded by the coding sequence ATGGATATGAAATCTTATGGCCTTTCTGACCGCTTCTTAACCTTAGCCGCAGAACATGACCATCTAACAGTCGGACGCATCACAACCCAAGAAAAGGGCTTATATCGCCTTGTTGCCGAATATGGAGAAAAACTGGCAGAGGTGTCAGGTAAATTTATATATAACGCTGAGAGCGTATCAGATTATCCAGCTGTTGGTGATTTCGTGATGGTCGATTGGAATGAAAACGGAGGAAATGCAGTCATCCATCATGTGCTGCCGCGAAAGAGCTGTTTTATTCGAAAAGCTGCCGGTGATGCTAGACAGGAGCAGGTTATAGCAGCGAACATCGATACGATTTTTTTGTGTATGGCATTGAACAATGATTTCAATCTCCGAAGGTTAGAACGCTACCTGTCTATTGCATGGGATAGCGGGGCAACACCTGTTGTTGTACTGACAAAGGGCGATCTGTGTGATGATGTGAATGGACGCAAACTCGCAATAGAATCTGTTGCCATAGGTGCAGATATTCTTATTACGTCAAGTGTGGAGCAGGATGGCTACAAACAACTATTGCCCTATATTAGGGATGGCCAAACAGTCGCCCTGATTGGCTCGTCTGGCGTTGGCAAGTCTACACTTATTAACCAGCTGCTCGGTGAAGAGCGGCTAGATACAAAAGGACTTCGAAACGATGATAAAGGCCGTCACACCACGACGCATAGAGAAATGCTATTACTGCCGCAGGGAGGGCTTGTGATTGACACTCCAGGTATGCGTGAGCTGGGAATGTGGGACAGTGCTTCCGGAGTTGACCATACCTTTGAAGAGATTGAGGAATTGGCGTCAGGCTGCCGTTTCCATGACTGCACCCATTCTGGTGAACCTGGCTGTGCCATTCAAAATGCGCTGATGAATGGTACGCTGGAAATAGACCGGTGGCGATCCTATCAAAAATTGAAAGCAGAAAGCGCTTATGCCGAAGATAGCAAAAGCTATCTTGCTGCTAAAGAGCGTAAATTCAAGGAAATCGCAAAATATCTTAAAACCAATCGAAAGAGATAA
- a CDS encoding GNAT family N-acetyltransferase, whose translation MIEPFNEKWLKGSFVTLRRMEKDDREAFIEMESNMENRLFMNDAIPFPPTDDDHDQFLNGISADKEEYLFAIERMNDQAFIGTISIYAINWVNGTCHVGISIGSPHQGKGLGTDAMNALLDFIFHYLRINKVKLSVFSFNQRAIRSYEKCGFQHEGVLRQEIFRFGDYHDLIVMGILREEWKKK comes from the coding sequence TTGATTGAACCATTTAACGAGAAATGGCTTAAAGGGAGTTTCGTCACCCTTCGCAGGATGGAAAAGGACGATCGTGAGGCATTTATTGAAATGGAAAGCAATATGGAAAATAGATTATTCATGAATGATGCTATCCCATTTCCTCCGACAGATGATGATCATGATCAATTCCTGAATGGAATCAGCGCTGACAAGGAAGAGTATCTATTTGCCATTGAGCGGATGAATGACCAAGCTTTTATCGGCACAATCTCCATCTACGCCATCAATTGGGTGAATGGCACATGTCATGTGGGGATTTCCATTGGCTCTCCACATCAAGGAAAAGGTCTTGGAACAGATGCCATGAATGCCCTGCTTGATTTCATTTTTCATTATCTTCGTATCAATAAAGTAAAGTTAAGTGTCTTCAGCTTTAATCAAAGAGCCATTCGCTCCTACGAGAAATGCGGTTTTCAGCATGAGGGTGTGTTGAGGCAGGAAATCTTTCGTTTTGGCGACTATCATGATTTAATCGTGATGGGGATTCTTCGAGAAGAATGGAAGAAGAAATAA
- a CDS encoding GNAT family N-acetyltransferase: MEITQEWKQENRDFIRKKLIEYNLSKLPDEIKQAVNTIHFILRDESGKIVGGITGDMVWYRLHIDFLWVDESIRGKGYGKELLDSMENFARENHCKLIQLDTFSFQAPDFYQKHGYEVIGVIEEFPTKEHQQYFFIKRLD; this comes from the coding sequence ATGGAAATTACCCAGGAATGGAAGCAGGAGAATCGTGATTTTATCCGTAAGAAACTAATCGAATATAATCTATCAAAGCTTCCTGATGAGATTAAACAAGCGGTGAATACGATCCATTTTATCCTTCGAGATGAAAGCGGAAAAATAGTTGGCGGTATAACGGGAGACATGGTTTGGTACCGACTGCATATTGATTTCTTATGGGTGGATGAATCGATCAGGGGAAAAGGATACGGGAAAGAATTGCTGGATAGCATGGAGAACTTTGCACGGGAAAATCATTGCAAACTTATTCAACTGGATACATTCAGCTTCCAAGCGCCTGACTTCTATCAAAAGCATGGCTATGAAGTGATAGGTGTCATTGAAGAGTTTCCAACGAAAGAGCATCAGCAGTATTTTTTCATCAAAAGACTAGATTGA
- a CDS encoding DUF421 domain-containing protein has product MSFGLIALKIIVGFISLFFVLTITGRIGVSQLTPIHFVFVLLLDDFLGHIIYEKSENIMEYLFAVGLWTLFMLLIQVVSMKFPKFRTFLQGKPIFIIQKGQLDRDAIRKAKLDVNQVRSLLRQQGIFSMREVEFGIVEPDGKLSVGLKAPYKNPTIKDLNVTGKNITLPAILVMDGIIMRPALAEHGLDEKWLKQELEQSGYGDVKRVFYAEWTKDGGLYVAPK; this is encoded by the coding sequence GTGAGTTTTGGGTTAATTGCCCTGAAGATTATTGTTGGATTCATTAGCTTATTTTTTGTCCTGACCATTACAGGAAGAATTGGGGTATCCCAATTAACACCTATCCATTTTGTCTTTGTCTTACTATTGGATGATTTTTTAGGGCACATCATTTATGAAAAAAGCGAAAACATCATGGAGTACTTATTCGCTGTGGGCCTTTGGACACTTTTTATGCTGCTGATCCAGGTAGTCTCAATGAAATTTCCGAAGTTCAGGACCTTTCTGCAAGGGAAACCGATTTTTATTATTCAGAAAGGCCAATTAGATCGGGACGCAATCAGGAAAGCAAAATTAGATGTGAATCAAGTACGAAGTTTATTAAGGCAGCAAGGGATATTTTCCATGCGTGAGGTTGAGTTTGGTATCGTGGAGCCAGATGGGAAGCTAAGTGTCGGGTTAAAAGCACCCTATAAAAACCCAACAATAAAGGACTTGAATGTAACAGGGAAAAATATCACTTTGCCCGCTATCCTCGTTATGGATGGAATCATTATGCGTCCTGCATTGGCTGAGCATGGTCTCGATGAAAAATGGCTTAAACAGGAGTTGGAGCAAAGCGGCTATGGTGATGTGAAAAGGGTGTTTTATGCGGAATGGACAAAGGATGGCGGTTTATACGTAGCGCCTAAATAA
- a CDS encoding GNAT family N-acetyltransferase encodes MKIIETERLYLRELTIEDTHDLSKVLSDPESMKYYPAPFSKEKVEQWIQWNRENYIKYGHGLWAVIRKEDERFIGDCGITMQTIENETVPEIGFHIMKEFCNKGYATEAANACIKYAFSVVGYPKVYVYAALTNLPSRRVAEKMGMHVYKEFQKNGAKQIAYVTINQPMFN; translated from the coding sequence TTGAAGATTATCGAAACCGAGAGATTATATTTAAGAGAATTAACAATAGAAGATACACATGATTTGTCGAAGGTACTATCTGACCCAGAGTCTATGAAATATTATCCAGCGCCATTCAGCAAGGAAAAAGTGGAGCAGTGGATTCAATGGAATCGGGAAAACTACATCAAATATGGGCATGGTTTATGGGCAGTTATCAGAAAAGAGGATGAACGATTTATTGGGGACTGTGGAATCACGATGCAAACGATTGAGAACGAAACAGTGCCTGAGATTGGCTTTCATATCATGAAGGAATTCTGTAATAAAGGCTATGCCACTGAAGCAGCTAATGCCTGTATAAAGTATGCTTTTTCTGTTGTCGGCTACCCGAAAGTATATGTATATGCCGCATTAACAAATCTTCCGTCACGAAGGGTAGCAGAGAAGATGGGAATGCATGTTTACAAGGAATTTCAGAAAAATGGAGCAAAACAAATTGCGTACGTTACCATCAATCAACCGATGTTCAATTAG
- a CDS encoding cupin domain-containing protein, protein MEIIDFGKAKAKEITNFHSLKAFYTKITKSEAPITIGFIHIEQGGVVGYHLAPVPQLFIVVEGEGWVEGENQKRVNVRSGEGVIWRKWEGHTSGSDSGLTALVLESEELKL, encoded by the coding sequence ATGGAAATCATTGATTTCGGAAAAGCGAAGGCTAAGGAGATTACAAACTTTCACTCGTTGAAAGCCTTCTATACAAAAATCACGAAAAGCGAAGCTCCAATAACCATAGGGTTTATCCATATAGAGCAAGGTGGGGTTGTTGGTTATCATCTGGCACCGGTACCCCAGTTATTCATTGTGGTGGAGGGAGAAGGTTGGGTTGAGGGAGAAAATCAAAAAAGGGTGAATGTGAGAAGCGGTGAGGGTGTCATTTGGAGGAAATGGGAAGGTCATACAAGTGGAAGTGATAGCGGTTTGACAGCACTTGTTCTTGAATCGGAAGAATTAAAACTGTAA
- a CDS encoding winged helix-turn-helix domain-containing protein, with translation MDTVKFSPNDYKVNYHSEVIVFLPKEFQLFKFLYQNPSRIFTRDELLDAVWPLETPIDRTIDDHIYRVRKKIQPLTPAILIETVRGQGYRLVTKKEPDNPLIHEKDITSHFLSLYHKYHLYGQGDALKLLEDNQTLLGFELDLPSQMYLQFMKGNFSWFLEKENIPFWEKCYYYLHIFSFAELDKQKCLDYFCRALSSKALPEHHRLEIILLNRLSFLIFTKQTDEALHLLIQSKQEIHEKRLVGFLPILALLEGYLVLLQKDSRLMEDTMIDINKTLSTYPYAREQASCTVLQGIFCFVKNDFVNGEKYVDKGFQLSHKAKYIPGILINLQVILFFLEEFNLYGGLYTHYQEMLAKYHREYKLPDLKTKIEFQLKSHFQ, from the coding sequence ATGGATACAGTTAAATTTTCACCAAACGACTATAAAGTGAATTATCATTCCGAAGTGATCGTATTCTTACCGAAGGAATTTCAATTGTTTAAATTTTTATATCAGAACCCCTCTCGGATTTTTACAAGAGATGAACTATTAGATGCTGTCTGGCCCTTAGAAACACCGATTGACAGAACAATTGATGATCATATATATAGGGTCAGAAAGAAAATCCAGCCTCTTACACCTGCTATACTTATTGAAACGGTGCGGGGACAAGGATATCGCCTTGTAACCAAAAAGGAACCGGATAATCCCTTAATCCACGAAAAAGACATTACCTCACATTTTCTCAGTCTCTATCATAAGTATCATCTTTATGGTCAAGGGGATGCCTTAAAGCTTTTGGAAGATAATCAAACACTGCTTGGCTTTGAACTTGATTTACCCAGTCAGATGTATTTGCAGTTCATGAAGGGAAATTTCAGCTGGTTTCTTGAGAAAGAGAACATTCCTTTTTGGGAAAAATGCTATTACTATCTTCATATCTTTTCATTTGCGGAGCTGGATAAGCAGAAATGTCTCGATTACTTTTGTCGTGCCTTATCATCAAAAGCGCTTCCCGAACATCATAGGCTGGAGATCATACTGTTGAATCGCTTATCCTTTTTGATATTCACAAAACAAACAGATGAAGCCCTCCACCTTCTTATCCAATCCAAACAGGAAATTCATGAAAAAAGACTAGTTGGCTTTCTACCAATTCTCGCTCTTCTAGAAGGCTACCTTGTCCTTCTGCAGAAGGATAGTCGTTTGATGGAGGATACGATGATTGATATCAATAAAACCCTTTCCACATATCCGTATGCTAGGGAACAGGCAAGCTGCACTGTTCTACAAGGTATCTTCTGCTTTGTTAAGAATGATTTCGTCAATGGAGAAAAGTATGTGGACAAAGGATTCCAACTGTCCCATAAGGCCAAATATATACCCGGTATACTAATCAATCTCCAAGTTATCCTTTTCTTTTTAGAAGAATTCAATCTATATGGCGGTTTATATACGCATTATCAGGAGATGCTGGCCAAGTATCACAGAGAATACAAATTACCTGATTTAAAGACGAAGATTGAATTCCAGCTAAAATCACATTTTCAATAA
- a CDS encoding DUF4240 domain-containing protein, with the protein MEEKEFWRLIEEAKEQGEQEEQAEWLSELLMERGIEEIVDFEAILQQFMNMSYTSRLWGAAFVLMGGCSDDAFDYFRGWLIGQGEEIFHKVMEDPEFLAEYIDDDHLDEEGFPQNEELISLGLNAYFLIKTGDDDWDDEVHDEYLQALEEKGVNPIPEIEFDWEEEDLEELFPALWERFGEDPLPQE; encoded by the coding sequence ATGGAAGAGAAAGAATTTTGGCGGTTAATAGAAGAGGCGAAGGAACAGGGTGAACAAGAGGAACAAGCTGAGTGGTTATCCGAGCTGCTGATGGAAAGGGGCATAGAGGAAATAGTCGATTTCGAGGCTATCCTGCAGCAGTTCATGAATATGAGCTATACATCCCGCCTATGGGGTGCGGCGTTTGTCTTAATGGGCGGCTGCTCGGATGATGCCTTTGATTATTTCCGTGGTTGGTTAATCGGGCAGGGGGAAGAAATCTTTCATAAAGTAATGGAAGACCCTGAATTTCTAGCTGAATACATCGATGATGATCATCTTGATGAAGAAGGATTTCCTCAAAATGAAGAATTGATTTCTCTTGGCCTGAATGCTTATTTCCTGATTAAAACAGGTGACGATGATTGGGATGATGAGGTACATGATGAGTATCTTCAGGCACTAGAAGAAAAGGGAGTCAATCCTATACCTGAAATAGAATTTGATTGGGAAGAAGAAGATTTGGAAGAGTTATTCCCGGCTCTATGGGAACGATTTGGCGAGGATCCGCTGCCGCAGGAATAA
- a CDS encoding ABC transporter ATP-binding protein, with translation MEASKALTGKEQKKVLYRLLSYAKPHKKEISIAFLLLFLATAADITGPVLVKIFIDDYLTAGEIAVSPVIWLAGMYLFLIVAKVIIQYFQLFSFHKIALAIIQQIRVDVFSKVHQLGMRYFDRTPAGAIVSRITNDTEAIKEMFVGVISSFISSGFFIIGTIIAMFILDVTLALFCLLILPILYGLMRLYRKLSSRFYQDLRERLSQLNANLNESLQGMSIIQVFRQEKRLRAEFEDINEKHYMAGMRNIKIDGLLLRPAIDLVYTFALILILSYFGVSSMNSPIEIGVLYAFVNYIDRFFEPVNDVMQRLSIYQQAIVSGSRVFAVMDEEETAPHPELERNASIKEGRIEFRDVSFSYDGKQDVLKHISFEAKAGETVALVGHTGSGKSSIINLLMRFYEFDRGDILIDGTSIKQYPMRELREKMGLVLQDAFLFYGTVNDNVRLHSSRISDEEIVKAAKFVQADTFIEKLPNTYEDPVVERGSTFSSGQRQLIGFARTIVRNPKILVLDEATANIDTETEEAIQAGLAKMREGRTTIAIAHRLSTIQDAALILVLHKGEIVERGTHQELLAQKGLYYKMYLLQNGLGEEIAHEVS, from the coding sequence ATGGAGGCTAGCAAGGCATTAACTGGCAAGGAGCAGAAGAAGGTCTTATACCGACTGCTATCCTATGCCAAGCCGCATAAAAAAGAAATATCGATTGCATTCTTGCTATTGTTTTTGGCGACTGCTGCAGACATCACAGGCCCTGTGCTGGTGAAGATTTTCATTGATGATTATTTGACAGCAGGAGAGATTGCGGTGAGCCCTGTCATATGGCTTGCCGGAATGTATCTTTTCTTAATTGTGGCGAAAGTCATAATTCAGTATTTCCAATTATTCAGCTTTCACAAAATTGCGCTTGCCATCATTCAGCAGATTCGTGTTGATGTGTTCTCGAAAGTGCATCAGCTCGGGATGCGCTATTTCGACCGGACACCGGCTGGAGCAATTGTTTCCCGTATCACGAATGATACCGAAGCCATTAAAGAGATGTTTGTCGGAGTGATTTCCTCCTTTATCTCGAGTGGATTCTTCATTATCGGGACGATTATCGCGATGTTTATTCTAGATGTAACGCTCGCCCTGTTTTGTTTGCTCATTCTGCCGATATTATATGGGTTAATGAGACTGTACAGGAAGCTTAGCAGCCGTTTCTACCAAGACCTGCGGGAGCGGCTGAGCCAGCTGAATGCGAACCTAAATGAATCCTTGCAGGGGATGTCGATTATTCAAGTCTTCCGTCAGGAGAAACGGCTGCGGGCAGAGTTTGAGGACATTAATGAAAAGCATTATATGGCTGGGATGAGAAATATCAAGATTGACGGCTTATTATTGCGGCCGGCGATTGATCTGGTATACACCTTTGCCCTTATTCTTATCTTATCGTATTTTGGAGTCTCCTCCATGAACTCACCGATCGAGATTGGGGTCCTGTATGCCTTCGTCAATTACATCGACCGATTCTTTGAGCCGGTCAATGATGTCATGCAAAGACTCTCTATTTATCAACAGGCCATTGTCTCCGGTTCACGGGTCTTTGCCGTCATGGATGAGGAGGAAACTGCCCCCCATCCTGAGCTGGAGCGGAATGCATCCATCAAAGAAGGAAGAATCGAATTCAGGGATGTCAGCTTCTCCTATGATGGAAAACAAGACGTGCTCAAACATATTTCCTTTGAGGCAAAAGCAGGAGAGACGGTCGCACTGGTCGGTCATACAGGGAGCGGGAAAAGTTCCATTATCAATCTCCTCATGCGATTTTATGAGTTTGATAGGGGCGATATCCTGATTGATGGGACGTCCATTAAGCAATACCCGATGAGGGAGCTGCGTGAAAAGATGGGGCTCGTTCTGCAGGATGCCTTTCTCTTCTACGGGACCGTAAACGATAATGTGCGCCTGCACAGCTCGAGAATCAGTGACGAGGAGATTGTGAAGGCTGCTAAGTTTGTTCAGGCTGATACCTTCATTGAAAAGCTGCCGAATACCTATGAGGATCCGGTCGTTGAACGCGGATCTACCTTCTCAAGCGGACAGCGGCAGCTGATTGGCTTTGCGCGAACGATTGTGAGAAACCCCAAAATTCTGGTGCTGGACGAGGCGACAGCCAATATTGATACGGAAACTGAAGAAGCCATCCAAGCGGGCTTAGCCAAAATGAGAGAGGGCAGGACGACAATTGCCATTGCCCACCGGCTTTCAACGATTCAGGATGCGGCGCTTATTCTTGTTCTGCATAAAGGGGAGATTGTTGAGCGGGGGACCCATCAAGAGCTGCTCGCTCAAAAAGGGCTTTATTACAAAATGTACCTTCTCCAAAATGGATTAGGAGAGGAAATTGCCCATGAGGTAAGCTGA